A genomic window from Candidatus Methanoperedens sp. includes:
- a CDS encoding four-helix bundle copper-binding protein, whose translation MINRKQQECIDACNDCFVACESCATACLRGSDVEMMVKCIQLCRDCADICALCSRFTARDSQFAKKLCTLCADICDACAEECEKHEAEHCKKCAEECRKCAEECRKMAY comes from the coding sequence TTGATAAATCGTAAACAGCAGGAGTGCATAGATGCTTGTAATGACTGCTTCGTGGCATGTGAATCCTGTGCTACAGCCTGTCTTCGCGGGAGTGATGTGGAGATGATGGTAAAGTGCATACAGCTTTGCCGTGATTGCGCGGATATTTGTGCGCTATGTTCAAGGTTCACGGCGAGAGACAGTCAGTTTGCAAAGAAACTTTGTACCCTTTGCGCTGATATCTGTGATGCATGTGCAGAAGAATGCGAAAAACATGAAGCTGAGCACTGCAAGAAGTGTGCAGAAGAATGCAGGAAATGTGCTGAAGAATGCCGCAAAATGGCATATTAA
- a CDS encoding NAD(P)/FAD-dependent oxidoreductase, whose protein sequence is MEKYDTIIVGAGPAGLRAARVLAEAGRYTLILEKNRTIGQTICAGGLTIGDMDFVPKNIVDAEFNYMLLHTAKGSYDVDLGSHPVFTVDREKLGQWMAKETEKAGALIKTARCVSAVDGNHIIVNGEKIGFDHLVGADGSNSIVRRSLDIPVNKTVIGIQYISKTLRKDLEVFVDDFRYILKYSWIFPHRGFTSIGIGGMTGNGALMRRSLDELCDRLSIERTRFEAARINIDYKGFVFKNRFLAGDAAGFASGLTGEGIYQAILSGEEVARGILNKNYAYPGIKHLLKMKNNQEKLLRIFSINQCVPHVVFNNFVPLLLKRRNLCVMINNKYGIV, encoded by the coding sequence ATGGAAAAATATGATACGATTATCGTCGGCGCAGGTCCGGCCGGGCTCAGGGCTGCACGGGTACTGGCAGAAGCAGGAAGATATACACTGATATTGGAGAAAAACAGGACAATCGGGCAAACAATATGCGCTGGCGGTCTAACCATCGGAGATATGGACTTTGTTCCAAAAAATATTGTTGATGCTGAATTTAATTACATGCTACTGCATACAGCAAAAGGATCATACGATGTGGACCTGGGCAGCCACCCTGTGTTTACGGTGGACAGGGAAAAACTCGGGCAGTGGATGGCAAAAGAGACTGAAAAAGCAGGCGCCCTGATCAAGACAGCAAGATGCGTCAGTGCTGTTGATGGAAACCATATAATTGTAAACGGCGAAAAAATAGGTTTTGATCATTTAGTAGGTGCTGACGGTTCTAACTCGATTGTCAGGAGATCCCTGGATATACCTGTTAATAAGACTGTAATAGGGATCCAGTATATAAGCAAAACACTGAGAAAAGACCTGGAGGTCTTTGTAGACGACTTTAGATACATCCTTAAATACAGCTGGATATTTCCACACCGGGGCTTTACATCAATAGGGATTGGAGGAATGACTGGAAACGGTGCATTGATGAGGCGCAGCCTTGATGAGCTATGTGATAGGCTCTCCATTGAAAGAACAAGGTTCGAAGCTGCACGCATTAACATTGATTATAAGGGATTTGTTTTCAAGAACAGGTTCTTAGCCGGTGATGCGGCTGGGTTTGCATCAGGACTGACTGGAGAAGGGATATACCAGGCTATTTTATCAGGCGAAGAGGTTGCCAGAGGAATACTGAACAAAAACTATGCATATCCTGGAATCAAACATCTTTTAAAAATGAAAAACAATCAGGAAAAACTTCTGCGCATCTTCAGTATAAATCAGTGCGTCCCTCATGTTGTTTTTAATAATTTCGTTCCTCTTCTTTTGAAGAGAAGAAATTTATGCGTTATGATCAACAACAAATATGGTATAGTGTAG
- a CDS encoding universal stress protein, producing the protein MSKLYKKILIATDGSEHVKKAVNHAIELAKLSDAELYAVYVMDIKTDYGPKSYLSTDISTEGIRSLRQEGNEATKYIEDLAKKEGIHTDRWIVEGHPAEEILRLAEEQSVDLIVMGTLGRSGMEKFLLGSVADKVIRGSRIPVLTVRK; encoded by the coding sequence ATGAGTAAGCTGTATAAAAAAATATTAATAGCAACAGATGGTTCAGAGCATGTTAAAAAGGCAGTAAACCATGCAATCGAACTTGCAAAGCTTTCCGACGCAGAACTTTATGCTGTCTATGTGATGGACATAAAAACCGATTATGGTCCTAAATCGTACCTTTCTACTGATATATCCACAGAAGGCATAAGAAGTTTGAGACAAGAAGGTAATGAGGCTACAAAATACATCGAGGATTTGGCAAAGAAAGAAGGTATCCATACTGATAGATGGATTGTGGAAGGACACCCGGCTGAAGAGATATTGAGGCTTGCAGAGGAGCAGTCCGTCGATCTAATAGTAATGGGCACACTGGGCAGAAGCGGGATGGAAAAATTTTTGCTCGGAAGTGTGGCTGATAAAGTTATACGAGGTTCGAGAATTCCTGTGCTGACTGTAAGAAAATAA
- a CDS encoding site-2 protease family protein, with protein sequence MNPDKKSSVVEELAEKISHVFSIYEIQQAKDTIYFFGIPKEDGTVIHRKLWAIFTENGYQYSIKYELGEQILIASPFKAAGERIWINVVLALATFLTTMVMGSFLFGADPISNPSDVVKGIPFTIAIMTVLGAHEAGHYIVARKHGMHTSLPYFIPFPSLIGTMGAVIKHRGPIPDRKALFDVGVSGPLIGLFVSIAITVIGLLQRPIQVTGEGSQIQLGLPPLFEFITYFIPLNEAAPLHPVAFAGWVGMLVTALNLIPVGQLDGGHVLRAMVGEKASRLSMVLPFLLIPLGFYVTYFLKSDGFMWIFWGLLLSLFASSGHPRPINDDIPLGKGRIVLGIIAFVLGLLSITLVPIQVL encoded by the coding sequence ATGAATCCCGATAAAAAATCTTCAGTTGTTGAGGAATTGGCGGAAAAAATCAGCCATGTTTTCTCCATCTATGAAATCCAGCAAGCTAAAGATACCATATATTTCTTCGGGATACCAAAAGAAGATGGAACAGTAATACATCGAAAATTATGGGCTATTTTTACTGAGAATGGGTATCAGTATTCTATTAAATATGAACTTGGGGAGCAGATACTGATAGCTTCTCCATTTAAAGCCGCTGGGGAGCGGATATGGATAAATGTCGTGCTGGCTCTTGCTACTTTTTTGACCACAATGGTAATGGGATCATTCCTTTTCGGGGCTGATCCAATCAGTAATCCATCTGATGTCGTAAAGGGTATCCCTTTCACCATCGCTATTATGACTGTACTGGGAGCCCATGAAGCAGGGCATTACATTGTTGCGAGAAAGCACGGTATGCATACATCACTACCATATTTTATCCCATTTCCAAGCCTGATAGGTACAATGGGAGCAGTAATAAAGCATCGCGGGCCTATACCTGATCGGAAAGCTCTTTTTGATGTTGGGGTATCGGGTCCACTTATTGGCCTTTTTGTATCCATTGCAATAACCGTTATTGGTCTCCTTCAACGCCCCATCCAGGTAACAGGAGAGGGATCTCAAATCCAACTGGGCCTTCCGCCTCTATTTGAATTCATAACATATTTCATACCTCTGAATGAGGCAGCGCCTTTGCATCCTGTTGCATTTGCAGGCTGGGTTGGGATGCTTGTAACAGCATTGAACCTCATTCCGGTGGGGCAGCTTGACGGCGGGCATGTCCTTCGCGCAATGGTGGGTGAGAAGGCATCCCGTTTATCAATGGTTTTGCCGTTTTTGCTTATTCCACTTGGATTTTATGTTACTTATTTCCTGAAGAGTGACGGATTCATGTGGATATTCTGGGGACTTTTACTTTCCTTATTTGCCTCTTCCGGTCATCCCAGACCGATTAATGACGATATTCCTCTGGGCAAAGGAAGGATAGTTCTCGGTATTATTGCTTTTGTTCTTGGGCTGCTCAGTATAACACTTGTTCCTATTCAGGTATTATAG
- a CDS encoding geranylgeranyl reductase family protein: MKYDIIVAGFGPAGSTAAYELSKKGFNVLAFDKQRHPRYKPCGGGLTAKIEKILEPDFKSVVERTIYKVNFTFRGTGDLRAVSQNPIVYTVMRDVFDNFLVEKARAAGSEIHEQEKVTHVEERKDNVLVMTEKNTHATELLIGADGVNGIVARSIGLKPKKRTAVLIEGEVNVKEKAFNRVSNEILFDFGSVPYGYGWIFPKADHLSLGVGGLKEMIKNPKHYYSEFLSDQYLLDDIESERKFGYTIPFFDGESKIISDRTMLTGDAAALVDPYLGEGIYYAIRSGQIAAEVAEGILNGNMTTAIYQERIAQEIYPEFQYARKIGKVFYTFPKLGYELLKHHPEFYEQIFDVVRGDLSYEQLWGKMKSKVRIEIFAYLGLLKARSRDVQEMYDSIAGQYDSYASFWKNTMGKGVWTHFEELLQKNIKDGATVLDAGTGTGEAIGAILNNSNPSKVIGVDISKGMLKIAREKIKDRRVHFEVQDITSLPYPDNSFDVVTSTWALETLKEPKKTVSEFLRVINEDGYVIYAFHSLPTEITGGFYSYLMEGLLKKKFELRFLTLKERPFHKCDRSSIASFAGGLATVVVLRKCCSMNDETAPCLIGEKEIPDSYTH, from the coding sequence ATGAAATATGATATTATAGTAGCAGGTTTCGGCCCTGCCGGATCAACCGCTGCATATGAATTAAGCAAAAAAGGCTTTAATGTGCTGGCATTCGATAAGCAGAGACATCCCAGATACAAGCCCTGTGGAGGGGGTCTTACTGCCAAAATCGAAAAGATTCTGGAGCCGGATTTTAAAAGTGTTGTTGAGAGAACCATATATAAAGTAAACTTTACTTTCAGGGGAACTGGGGATTTAAGGGCTGTATCCCAAAATCCTATTGTATACACGGTCATGAGGGATGTCTTTGATAACTTCCTCGTTGAGAAGGCAAGAGCTGCTGGATCTGAAATACACGAGCAGGAGAAAGTCACTCATGTGGAAGAAAGGAAGGATAACGTGCTTGTAATGACAGAAAAAAATACGCATGCTACAGAGCTTCTTATCGGGGCGGATGGTGTCAACGGCATAGTCGCACGTTCAATCGGACTCAAACCCAAAAAAAGAACTGCTGTACTTATAGAAGGCGAAGTTAATGTCAAAGAAAAGGCATTCAATAGAGTGAGCAATGAGATCCTGTTCGATTTTGGCTCTGTCCCATACGGTTACGGCTGGATTTTCCCGAAGGCTGACCACCTATCACTCGGTGTGGGTGGATTGAAGGAAATGATAAAAAATCCCAAACACTATTACTCAGAATTTCTATCAGACCAGTATCTGCTTGATGACATTGAGAGCGAACGTAAGTTTGGGTATACAATTCCTTTTTTTGATGGAGAGTCTAAAATCATAAGCGATCGAACCATGCTGACTGGCGATGCTGCCGCTCTTGTTGATCCTTACCTTGGCGAAGGAATCTATTATGCAATACGCAGCGGTCAGATCGCTGCAGAAGTTGCTGAAGGTATTTTGAATGGTAATATGACAACTGCCATTTATCAGGAACGCATTGCTCAGGAAATATACCCTGAATTCCAGTATGCGCGAAAGATCGGTAAGGTCTTTTATACATTTCCGAAATTAGGATATGAATTGCTGAAACATCACCCTGAATTCTATGAACAAATCTTCGATGTTGTGAGGGGAGATTTAAGCTATGAACAATTATGGGGAAAAATGAAAAGTAAGGTTCGCATCGAAATTTTTGCATATCTCGGACTTCTTAAAGCCAGATCCAGGGATGTTCAGGAGATGTATGATTCGATAGCTGGTCAGTATGATTCCTATGCATCCTTCTGGAAAAATACCATGGGAAAAGGGGTATGGACTCATTTTGAGGAACTGTTACAAAAAAATATTAAAGATGGTGCAACTGTCCTTGATGCTGGCACAGGGACTGGAGAAGCGATCGGGGCTATACTTAATAACTCAAATCCCTCAAAAGTCATTGGCGTTGATATCTCAAAAGGGATGCTGAAAATAGCACGGGAAAAAATAAAAGACAGAAGAGTCCATTTCGAGGTTCAAGATATTACATCCCTTCCATATCCCGACAATTCTTTCGATGTAGTTACCTCTACATGGGCGCTGGAAACGTTGAAAGAGCCAAAAAAGACGGTGTCAGAGTTCCTGCGTGTGATTAACGAAGACGGTTATGTAATCTATGCTTTCCATAGCTTGCCCACCGAAATAACAGGAGGGTTCTATTCTTATCTTATGGAGGGACTACTTAAGAAAAAATTTGAGTTACGTTTTCTCACTCTAAAAGAACGCCCGTTCCACAAATGTGACAGGTCAAGCATAGCAAGTTTTGCCGGAGGACTTGCGACAGTTGTGGTTCTCAGGAAATGCTGCAGTATGAACGACGAGACTGCGCCGTGCCTGATTGGCGAGAAAGAGATACCGGACAGTTATACTCATTAG
- a CDS encoding DUF356 domain-containing protein, whose product MNSLAVIRANDSSKLRTTLHDLVKYGHMSYANVPKRLEPSFADSILVNVMKSPLKSGCTVAAVVPLIDSASAAISRLRKIHPPAHVIIVSPRHKIYHELIGCIEMLPEAFPRKHPIQKKQAIPLYGLNILPSVTA is encoded by the coding sequence ATGAATTCATTGGCAGTAATTAGAGCGAATGACAGCTCTAAATTAAGAACAACACTTCATGACCTTGTGAAGTATGGTCATATGTCATACGCCAACGTACCAAAAAGGCTTGAACCAAGTTTTGCGGACAGTATACTTGTAAATGTAATGAAGTCTCCATTAAAAAGCGGTTGCACGGTTGCGGCTGTTGTACCGTTGATTGATTCAGCCAGTGCAGCCATCAGCAGGCTGAGGAAAATCCATCCTCCGGCTCATGTGATAATTGTAAGCCCGAGGCATAAGATTTACCATGAGTTGATAGGTTGTATCGAAATGTTGCCAGAGGCGTTCCCACGTAAGCACCCCATTCAAAAAAAACAGGCTATCCCTTTATACGGCCTAAATATCCTCCCATCTGTAACGGCTTAA